One window of the Vigna radiata var. radiata cultivar VC1973A chromosome 1, Vradiata_ver6, whole genome shotgun sequence genome contains the following:
- the LOC106765147 gene encoding uncharacterized protein LOC106765147 isoform X4: protein MDEEFEKIEVEYAPLCEGQEIDIEYEFDAPQFFAFTRQETAWDASEAEQWFEYATSYPPSPFLLKARSGNSDSITEKEQVSDDEDNSTDTSSGKTKPLSKSSSSKGKGFSFMKPTASHLAKQKNVSEVRSPESISRFQRQNSSSTDCALTKRQKLEAGYLRKAARLKHQIRFTHKTKKVDQPAANSASKSNVTIAKEPNLVTALRAHRHTSKSSAESGGTTQSSSQESKARPLNKKILEGPAQTLSKTKTSRPTQCQEFHLRTSERAMQNTYNNVRSSLKCNSISNTESRNLIRTNSGTVGSVQEKRRSSNKLRGSSDVKQLSSKSERGVFRNIKEPNDQDSTNEPPTELFSKLTLASEMEQTAKSSSRKQTMSKGSKENRHGSFQDNERMKVVKEGMQRSCGKQYQRVNEMGSLISKQTCMLASRNNSKYNLLF, encoded by the exons ATGGATGAAGAGTTCGAGAAGATCGAGGTTGAATACGCGCCTCTTTGCGAGGGACAGGAGATTGACATTGAATACGAGTTCGACGCGCCTCAGTTCTTCGCTTTCACGCGTCAAGAGACGGCTTGGGACGCTTCCGAAGCAGAGCAGTGGTTTGAATACGCCACGAGTTACCCACCTTCAC CGTTTCTCTTGAAGGCGAGGTCGGGAAACTCTGATAGTATCACGGAGAAAGAACAAGTTTCAGATGATGAAGATAATAGCACAG acACGTCAAGTGGTAAGACAAAGCCTCTCAGCAAGTCAAGTTCATCTAAAGGAAAAGGTTTCTCTTTTATGAAACCAACAGCAAGTCATTTAGCCAAGCAGAAGAACGTTTCAGAAGTTCGGAGCCCTGAGTCCATCAG CAGGTTTCAGAGACAGAATTCTTCTTCCACAGATTGCGCATTAACCAAAAGGCAAAAGCTCGAAGCTGGTTACTTGCGCAAG GCTGCCCGTTTGAAGCATCAAATTCGCTTTACACATAAGACTAAGAAG GTTGATCAGCCTGCTGCGAATTCAGCATCTAAATCAAATGTCACCATTGCTAAAGAACCAAATTTGGTGACAGCCCTTAGGGCACACAGACACAC GTCTAAAAGCAGTGCTGAATCAGGTGGAACTACACAATCAAGTTCTCAGGAGTCTAAAGCAAGACCCTTGAATAAAAAA ATTTTGGAGGGTCCTGCACAAACATTGTCTAAGACCAAAACATCACGACCAACTCAATGTCAA GAGTTCCATTTAAGAACATCGGAGAGGGCAATGcaaaacacatataataat gTGCGAAGTAGTCTGAAATGCAATTCTATCTCAAATACCGAATCGAGGAATCTCATAAG GACAAACTCTGGCACTGTTGGTTCAGTGCAGGAGAAACGTAGAAGCAGTAACAAACTTCGAGGTAGCTCAGATGTTAAG CAGCTCTCAAGTAAAAGTGAAAGAGGTGTCTTCCGAAATATCAAA GAGCCAAACGACCAGGATTCTACAAATGAACCACCCACTGAATTGTTCAGCAAG CTCACGCTGGCTTCTGAGATGGAACAAACTGCAAAATCATCATCAAGGAAGCAGACAATGTCTAAG GGCTCGAAGGAGAATAGACATGGATCCTTTCAAGATAACGAG AGAATGAAAGTGGTGAAAGAGGGAATGCAGAGATCATGTGGGAAGCAGTATCAACGTGTAAATGAAATGGGGTCCCTCATCTCAAAGCAAACCTGTATGCTGGCAAGTAGAAACAATTCCAAATATAATCTGCTTTTTTGA
- the LOC106765147 gene encoding protein TPX2 isoform X2 — MDEEFEKIEVEYAPLCEGQEIDIEYEFDAPQFFAFTRQETAWDASEAEQWFEYATSYPPSPFLLKARSGNSDSITEKEQVSDDEDNSTDTSSGKTKPLSKSSSSKGKGFSFMKPTASHLAKQKNVSEVRSPESISRFQRQNSSSTDCALTKRQKLEAGYLRKAARLKHQIRFTHKTKKVDQPAANSASKSNVTIAKEPNLVTALRAHRHTSKSSAESGGTTQSSSQESKARPLNKKILEGPAQTLSKTKTSRPTQCQEFHLRTSERAMQNTYNNVRSSLKCNSISNTESRNLIRTNSGTVGSVQEKRRSSNKLRGSSDVKLSSKSERGVFRNIKVYPLEPNDQDSTNEPPTELFSKLTLASEMEQTAKSSSRKQTMSKGSKENRHGSFQDNERMKVVKEGMQRSCGKQYQRVNEMGSLISKQTCMLASRNNSKYNLLF, encoded by the exons ATGGATGAAGAGTTCGAGAAGATCGAGGTTGAATACGCGCCTCTTTGCGAGGGACAGGAGATTGACATTGAATACGAGTTCGACGCGCCTCAGTTCTTCGCTTTCACGCGTCAAGAGACGGCTTGGGACGCTTCCGAAGCAGAGCAGTGGTTTGAATACGCCACGAGTTACCCACCTTCAC CGTTTCTCTTGAAGGCGAGGTCGGGAAACTCTGATAGTATCACGGAGAAAGAACAAGTTTCAGATGATGAAGATAATAGCACAG acACGTCAAGTGGTAAGACAAAGCCTCTCAGCAAGTCAAGTTCATCTAAAGGAAAAGGTTTCTCTTTTATGAAACCAACAGCAAGTCATTTAGCCAAGCAGAAGAACGTTTCAGAAGTTCGGAGCCCTGAGTCCATCAG CAGGTTTCAGAGACAGAATTCTTCTTCCACAGATTGCGCATTAACCAAAAGGCAAAAGCTCGAAGCTGGTTACTTGCGCAAG GCTGCCCGTTTGAAGCATCAAATTCGCTTTACACATAAGACTAAGAAG GTTGATCAGCCTGCTGCGAATTCAGCATCTAAATCAAATGTCACCATTGCTAAAGAACCAAATTTGGTGACAGCCCTTAGGGCACACAGACACAC GTCTAAAAGCAGTGCTGAATCAGGTGGAACTACACAATCAAGTTCTCAGGAGTCTAAAGCAAGACCCTTGAATAAAAAA ATTTTGGAGGGTCCTGCACAAACATTGTCTAAGACCAAAACATCACGACCAACTCAATGTCAA GAGTTCCATTTAAGAACATCGGAGAGGGCAATGcaaaacacatataataat gTGCGAAGTAGTCTGAAATGCAATTCTATCTCAAATACCGAATCGAGGAATCTCATAAG GACAAACTCTGGCACTGTTGGTTCAGTGCAGGAGAAACGTAGAAGCAGTAACAAACTTCGAGGTAGCTCAGATGTTAAG CTCTCAAGTAAAAGTGAAAGAGGTGTCTTCCGAAATATCAAAGTATATCCATTG GAGCCAAACGACCAGGATTCTACAAATGAACCACCCACTGAATTGTTCAGCAAG CTCACGCTGGCTTCTGAGATGGAACAAACTGCAAAATCATCATCAAGGAAGCAGACAATGTCTAAG GGCTCGAAGGAGAATAGACATGGATCCTTTCAAGATAACGAG AGAATGAAAGTGGTGAAAGAGGGAATGCAGAGATCATGTGGGAAGCAGTATCAACGTGTAAATGAAATGGGGTCCCTCATCTCAAAGCAAACCTGTATGCTGGCAAGTAGAAACAATTCCAAATATAATCTGCTTTTTTGA
- the LOC106765147 gene encoding serine-rich adhesin for platelets isoform X3: MDEEFEKIEVEYAPLCEGQEIDIEYEFDAPQFFAFTRQETAWDASEAEQWFEYATSYPPSPFLLKARSGNSDSITEKEQVSDDEDNSTDTSSGKTKPLSKSSSSKGKGFSFMKPTASHLAKQKNVSEVRSPESIRFQRQNSSSTDCALTKRQKLEAGYLRKAARLKHQIRFTHKTKKVDQPAANSASKSNVTIAKEPNLVTALRAHRHTSKSSAESGGTTQSSSQESKARPLNKKILEGPAQTLSKTKTSRPTQCQEFHLRTSERAMQNTYNNVRSSLKCNSISNTESRNLIRTNSGTVGSVQEKRRSSNKLRGSSDVKQLSSKSERGVFRNIKVYPLEPNDQDSTNEPPTELFSKLTLASEMEQTAKSSSRKQTMSKGSKENRHGSFQDNERMKVVKEGMQRSCGKQYQRVNEMGSLISKQTCMLASRNNSKYNLLF; this comes from the exons ATGGATGAAGAGTTCGAGAAGATCGAGGTTGAATACGCGCCTCTTTGCGAGGGACAGGAGATTGACATTGAATACGAGTTCGACGCGCCTCAGTTCTTCGCTTTCACGCGTCAAGAGACGGCTTGGGACGCTTCCGAAGCAGAGCAGTGGTTTGAATACGCCACGAGTTACCCACCTTCAC CGTTTCTCTTGAAGGCGAGGTCGGGAAACTCTGATAGTATCACGGAGAAAGAACAAGTTTCAGATGATGAAGATAATAGCACAG acACGTCAAGTGGTAAGACAAAGCCTCTCAGCAAGTCAAGTTCATCTAAAGGAAAAGGTTTCTCTTTTATGAAACCAACAGCAAGTCATTTAGCCAAGCAGAAGAACGTTTCAGAAGTTCGGAGCCCTGAGTCCATCAG GTTTCAGAGACAGAATTCTTCTTCCACAGATTGCGCATTAACCAAAAGGCAAAAGCTCGAAGCTGGTTACTTGCGCAAG GCTGCCCGTTTGAAGCATCAAATTCGCTTTACACATAAGACTAAGAAG GTTGATCAGCCTGCTGCGAATTCAGCATCTAAATCAAATGTCACCATTGCTAAAGAACCAAATTTGGTGACAGCCCTTAGGGCACACAGACACAC GTCTAAAAGCAGTGCTGAATCAGGTGGAACTACACAATCAAGTTCTCAGGAGTCTAAAGCAAGACCCTTGAATAAAAAA ATTTTGGAGGGTCCTGCACAAACATTGTCTAAGACCAAAACATCACGACCAACTCAATGTCAA GAGTTCCATTTAAGAACATCGGAGAGGGCAATGcaaaacacatataataat gTGCGAAGTAGTCTGAAATGCAATTCTATCTCAAATACCGAATCGAGGAATCTCATAAG GACAAACTCTGGCACTGTTGGTTCAGTGCAGGAGAAACGTAGAAGCAGTAACAAACTTCGAGGTAGCTCAGATGTTAAG CAGCTCTCAAGTAAAAGTGAAAGAGGTGTCTTCCGAAATATCAAAGTATATCCATTG GAGCCAAACGACCAGGATTCTACAAATGAACCACCCACTGAATTGTTCAGCAAG CTCACGCTGGCTTCTGAGATGGAACAAACTGCAAAATCATCATCAAGGAAGCAGACAATGTCTAAG GGCTCGAAGGAGAATAGACATGGATCCTTTCAAGATAACGAG AGAATGAAAGTGGTGAAAGAGGGAATGCAGAGATCATGTGGGAAGCAGTATCAACGTGTAAATGAAATGGGGTCCCTCATCTCAAAGCAAACCTGTATGCTGGCAAGTAGAAACAATTCCAAATATAATCTGCTTTTTTGA
- the LOC106765147 gene encoding uncharacterized protein LOC106765147 isoform X6: protein MDEEFEKIEVEYAPLCEGQEIDIEYEFDAPQFFAFTRQETAWDASEAEQWFEYATSYPPSPFLLKARSGNSDSITEKEQVSDDEDNSTDTSSGKTKPLSKSSSSKGKGFSFMKPTASHLAKQKNVSEVRSPESISRFQRQNSSSTDCALTKRQKLEAGYLRKAARLKHQIRFTHKTKKVDQPAANSASKSNVTIAKEPNLVTALRAHRHTSKSSAESGGTTQSSSQESKARPLNKKILEGPAQTLSKTKTSRPTQCQEFHLRTSERAMQNTYNNVRSSLKCNSISNTESRNLIRTNSGTVGSVQEKRRSSNKLRGSSDVKQLSSKSERGVFRNIKVYPLEPNDQDSTNEPPTELFSKLTLASEMEQTAKSSSRKQTMSKGSKENRHGSFQDNERMKVVKEGMQRSCGKQYQRVNEMGSLISKQTCMLEI from the exons ATGGATGAAGAGTTCGAGAAGATCGAGGTTGAATACGCGCCTCTTTGCGAGGGACAGGAGATTGACATTGAATACGAGTTCGACGCGCCTCAGTTCTTCGCTTTCACGCGTCAAGAGACGGCTTGGGACGCTTCCGAAGCAGAGCAGTGGTTTGAATACGCCACGAGTTACCCACCTTCAC CGTTTCTCTTGAAGGCGAGGTCGGGAAACTCTGATAGTATCACGGAGAAAGAACAAGTTTCAGATGATGAAGATAATAGCACAG acACGTCAAGTGGTAAGACAAAGCCTCTCAGCAAGTCAAGTTCATCTAAAGGAAAAGGTTTCTCTTTTATGAAACCAACAGCAAGTCATTTAGCCAAGCAGAAGAACGTTTCAGAAGTTCGGAGCCCTGAGTCCATCAG CAGGTTTCAGAGACAGAATTCTTCTTCCACAGATTGCGCATTAACCAAAAGGCAAAAGCTCGAAGCTGGTTACTTGCGCAAG GCTGCCCGTTTGAAGCATCAAATTCGCTTTACACATAAGACTAAGAAG GTTGATCAGCCTGCTGCGAATTCAGCATCTAAATCAAATGTCACCATTGCTAAAGAACCAAATTTGGTGACAGCCCTTAGGGCACACAGACACAC GTCTAAAAGCAGTGCTGAATCAGGTGGAACTACACAATCAAGTTCTCAGGAGTCTAAAGCAAGACCCTTGAATAAAAAA ATTTTGGAGGGTCCTGCACAAACATTGTCTAAGACCAAAACATCACGACCAACTCAATGTCAA GAGTTCCATTTAAGAACATCGGAGAGGGCAATGcaaaacacatataataat gTGCGAAGTAGTCTGAAATGCAATTCTATCTCAAATACCGAATCGAGGAATCTCATAAG GACAAACTCTGGCACTGTTGGTTCAGTGCAGGAGAAACGTAGAAGCAGTAACAAACTTCGAGGTAGCTCAGATGTTAAG CAGCTCTCAAGTAAAAGTGAAAGAGGTGTCTTCCGAAATATCAAAGTATATCCATTG GAGCCAAACGACCAGGATTCTACAAATGAACCACCCACTGAATTGTTCAGCAAG CTCACGCTGGCTTCTGAGATGGAACAAACTGCAAAATCATCATCAAGGAAGCAGACAATGTCTAAG GGCTCGAAGGAGAATAGACATGGATCCTTTCAAGATAACGAG AGAATGAAAGTGGTGAAAGAGGGAATGCAGAGATCATGTGGGAAGCAGTATCAACGTGTAAATGAAATGGGGTCCCTCATCTCAAAGCAAACCTGTATGCTG GAAATATGA
- the LOC106765147 gene encoding uncharacterized protein LOC106765147 isoform X1 produces the protein MDEEFEKIEVEYAPLCEGQEIDIEYEFDAPQFFAFTRQETAWDASEAEQWFEYATSYPPSPFLLKARSGNSDSITEKEQVSDDEDNSTDTSSGKTKPLSKSSSSKGKGFSFMKPTASHLAKQKNVSEVRSPESISRFQRQNSSSTDCALTKRQKLEAGYLRKAARLKHQIRFTHKTKKVDQPAANSASKSNVTIAKEPNLVTALRAHRHTSKSSAESGGTTQSSSQESKARPLNKKILEGPAQTLSKTKTSRPTQCQEFHLRTSERAMQNTYNNVRSSLKCNSISNTESRNLIRTNSGTVGSVQEKRRSSNKLRGSSDVKQLSSKSERGVFRNIKVYPLEPNDQDSTNEPPTELFSKLTLASEMEQTAKSSSRKQTMSKGSKENRHGSFQDNERMKVVKEGMQRSCGKQYQRVNEMGSLISKQTCMLASRNNSKYNLLF, from the exons ATGGATGAAGAGTTCGAGAAGATCGAGGTTGAATACGCGCCTCTTTGCGAGGGACAGGAGATTGACATTGAATACGAGTTCGACGCGCCTCAGTTCTTCGCTTTCACGCGTCAAGAGACGGCTTGGGACGCTTCCGAAGCAGAGCAGTGGTTTGAATACGCCACGAGTTACCCACCTTCAC CGTTTCTCTTGAAGGCGAGGTCGGGAAACTCTGATAGTATCACGGAGAAAGAACAAGTTTCAGATGATGAAGATAATAGCACAG acACGTCAAGTGGTAAGACAAAGCCTCTCAGCAAGTCAAGTTCATCTAAAGGAAAAGGTTTCTCTTTTATGAAACCAACAGCAAGTCATTTAGCCAAGCAGAAGAACGTTTCAGAAGTTCGGAGCCCTGAGTCCATCAG CAGGTTTCAGAGACAGAATTCTTCTTCCACAGATTGCGCATTAACCAAAAGGCAAAAGCTCGAAGCTGGTTACTTGCGCAAG GCTGCCCGTTTGAAGCATCAAATTCGCTTTACACATAAGACTAAGAAG GTTGATCAGCCTGCTGCGAATTCAGCATCTAAATCAAATGTCACCATTGCTAAAGAACCAAATTTGGTGACAGCCCTTAGGGCACACAGACACAC GTCTAAAAGCAGTGCTGAATCAGGTGGAACTACACAATCAAGTTCTCAGGAGTCTAAAGCAAGACCCTTGAATAAAAAA ATTTTGGAGGGTCCTGCACAAACATTGTCTAAGACCAAAACATCACGACCAACTCAATGTCAA GAGTTCCATTTAAGAACATCGGAGAGGGCAATGcaaaacacatataataat gTGCGAAGTAGTCTGAAATGCAATTCTATCTCAAATACCGAATCGAGGAATCTCATAAG GACAAACTCTGGCACTGTTGGTTCAGTGCAGGAGAAACGTAGAAGCAGTAACAAACTTCGAGGTAGCTCAGATGTTAAG CAGCTCTCAAGTAAAAGTGAAAGAGGTGTCTTCCGAAATATCAAAGTATATCCATTG GAGCCAAACGACCAGGATTCTACAAATGAACCACCCACTGAATTGTTCAGCAAG CTCACGCTGGCTTCTGAGATGGAACAAACTGCAAAATCATCATCAAGGAAGCAGACAATGTCTAAG GGCTCGAAGGAGAATAGACATGGATCCTTTCAAGATAACGAG AGAATGAAAGTGGTGAAAGAGGGAATGCAGAGATCATGTGGGAAGCAGTATCAACGTGTAAATGAAATGGGGTCCCTCATCTCAAAGCAAACCTGTATGCTGGCAAGTAGAAACAATTCCAAATATAATCTGCTTTTTTGA
- the LOC106765147 gene encoding serine-rich adhesin for platelets isoform X5 — protein sequence MDEEFEKIEVEYAPLCEGQEIDIEYEFDAPQFFAFTRQETAWDASEAEQWFEYATSYPPSPFLLKARSGNSDSITEKEQVSDDEDNSTDTSSGKTKPLSKSSSSKGKGFSFMKPTASHLAKQKNVSEVRSPESISRFQRQNSSSTDCALTKRQKLEAGYLRKAARLKHQIRFTHKTKKVDQPAANSASKSNVTIAKEPNLVTALRAHRHTSKSSAESGGTTQSSSQESKARPLNKKILEGPAQTLSKTKTSRPTQCQEFHLRTSERAMQNTYNNVRSSLKCNSISNTESRNLIRTNSGTVGSVQEKRRSSNKLRGSSDVKLSSKSERGVFRNIKEPNDQDSTNEPPTELFSKLTLASEMEQTAKSSSRKQTMSKGSKENRHGSFQDNERMKVVKEGMQRSCGKQYQRVNEMGSLISKQTCMLASRNNSKYNLLF from the exons ATGGATGAAGAGTTCGAGAAGATCGAGGTTGAATACGCGCCTCTTTGCGAGGGACAGGAGATTGACATTGAATACGAGTTCGACGCGCCTCAGTTCTTCGCTTTCACGCGTCAAGAGACGGCTTGGGACGCTTCCGAAGCAGAGCAGTGGTTTGAATACGCCACGAGTTACCCACCTTCAC CGTTTCTCTTGAAGGCGAGGTCGGGAAACTCTGATAGTATCACGGAGAAAGAACAAGTTTCAGATGATGAAGATAATAGCACAG acACGTCAAGTGGTAAGACAAAGCCTCTCAGCAAGTCAAGTTCATCTAAAGGAAAAGGTTTCTCTTTTATGAAACCAACAGCAAGTCATTTAGCCAAGCAGAAGAACGTTTCAGAAGTTCGGAGCCCTGAGTCCATCAG CAGGTTTCAGAGACAGAATTCTTCTTCCACAGATTGCGCATTAACCAAAAGGCAAAAGCTCGAAGCTGGTTACTTGCGCAAG GCTGCCCGTTTGAAGCATCAAATTCGCTTTACACATAAGACTAAGAAG GTTGATCAGCCTGCTGCGAATTCAGCATCTAAATCAAATGTCACCATTGCTAAAGAACCAAATTTGGTGACAGCCCTTAGGGCACACAGACACAC GTCTAAAAGCAGTGCTGAATCAGGTGGAACTACACAATCAAGTTCTCAGGAGTCTAAAGCAAGACCCTTGAATAAAAAA ATTTTGGAGGGTCCTGCACAAACATTGTCTAAGACCAAAACATCACGACCAACTCAATGTCAA GAGTTCCATTTAAGAACATCGGAGAGGGCAATGcaaaacacatataataat gTGCGAAGTAGTCTGAAATGCAATTCTATCTCAAATACCGAATCGAGGAATCTCATAAG GACAAACTCTGGCACTGTTGGTTCAGTGCAGGAGAAACGTAGAAGCAGTAACAAACTTCGAGGTAGCTCAGATGTTAAG CTCTCAAGTAAAAGTGAAAGAGGTGTCTTCCGAAATATCAAA GAGCCAAACGACCAGGATTCTACAAATGAACCACCCACTGAATTGTTCAGCAAG CTCACGCTGGCTTCTGAGATGGAACAAACTGCAAAATCATCATCAAGGAAGCAGACAATGTCTAAG GGCTCGAAGGAGAATAGACATGGATCCTTTCAAGATAACGAG AGAATGAAAGTGGTGAAAGAGGGAATGCAGAGATCATGTGGGAAGCAGTATCAACGTGTAAATGAAATGGGGTCCCTCATCTCAAAGCAAACCTGTATGCTGGCAAGTAGAAACAATTCCAAATATAATCTGCTTTTTTGA